In Syngnathus scovelli strain Florida chromosome 10, RoL_Ssco_1.2, whole genome shotgun sequence, the following are encoded in one genomic region:
- the LOC125974435 gene encoding transmembrane protein 125 → MPELDHMPPLRRPWGPEMGLHGPADPIQIQHGILEEQVELWWFREPGKSLLCYSIAVFLIVGCGLGGVGLLSTTTSVSSEWRLGAGTALCLLALGVLLKQLLSSAVQDMNCIRSRRQIDMLKSGGLSDFLVVLIAGLSLLICGAVLLHLALVNHMPKPGQALNDMYISGVVLLTGGGAAVAGLGIYSLAVFLLERTRHGRRFVDTIFNIFTISGHMDHRARGETTSSLANLI, encoded by the coding sequence ATGCCTGAACTGGACCATATGCCCCCCCTGAGGAGACCGTGGGGCCCCGAAATGGGCCTCCACGGTCCCGCCGACCCAATTCAAATTCAGCACGGCATCCTGGAGGAACAAGTGGAGCTGTGGTGGTTCCGAGAACCCGGCAAGTCTCTGCTGTGCTATTCCATCGCCGTCTTTCTCATCGTGGGCTGCGGGCTGGGAGGCGTGGGCCTCCtctccaccaccaccagcgTGTCCAGCGAATGGCGGCTGGGCGCCGGCACGGCCCTTTGCCTGCTCGCCTTGGGGGTTTTGCTCAAACAACTGCTCAGCTCGGCCGTACAGGACATGAATTGCATTCGCAGCCGACGGCAGATCGACATGCTCAAAAGCGGAGGATTGTCGGATTTCCTGGTGGTTTTGATCGCTGGGCTGTCCCTGCTCATTTGCGGAGCGGTTCTACTGCATCTGGCCCTGGTGAACCACATGCCTAAACCCGGACAAGCGCTCAACGATATGTACATATCTGGCGTGGTGTTGCTGACTGGAGGAGGGGCCGCCGTTGCGGGCCTTGGAATTTACTCTCTGGCCGTCTTCCTGCTTGAGAGAACGCGACACGGGCGAAGGTTTGTCGACACCATTTTCAACATCTTCACCATCTCCGGACATATGGACCACCGGGCTCGCGGAGAAACTACCTCGAGTCTGGCTAATCTCATATGA